The Corynebacterium coyleae genome segment AATTTGTCTGGAGACAGTTGGCTGCGCCAGTTCTAGAAAGCTGGCTGCCCGACTCATCGACCCTTCGCTAACCACAGTATGGAGGGTCCGAATTTCGCTTAAGTCCAAGGTATGTCCTAGAGGTATGGGGGGTGTTCCTATATAGGTTGTCAACTCCGTGGGTGAGGTTGTTGGGGGTATGAAGGGCTTCTGCTTCGCCGTGTGAATGTTGTTTTCGGGCATCTCGAGGAGCCGATTGGGCTTGCTGCTCAATCGGCTTGGATGGGAGCTGTTGGTTCTAAGCTGCTGTGACCTCTTGGACTGTGGAGATGTCTCGGTAGAGCTCGCCGCTACGCATCATGGCGAAGAGAACGTTTAGGCGTCGGCGTGCGAGTGCGACAACTGCGGCGTTGTGTCTTTTGCCTTCTTTGCGTTTTCGTTCATAGAATTGTCGGGAACGCTCGTGGAATCTGATCGATGCAAAAGACGATTGCCATAGGGCGTTCTTTAATTTTTTGTTGCCAGCCCGGTTGGGCGAATTCGACATGATGGACGTTCCCGACTGATTCGTCCGCGGTGATAGGCCTGCATAGGACGCTAGGTGCGCTGCATCGGGGAAGTCGGACATATCGCCAACGGTCATGAGGATCTGCGCGGCGCTACGCGGACCGATGCCGGGCATGGATAAAAGAATCTCGGTGTGAGGAATGTCCTGGATGAGCTTGAGCACCTGCGCCTCGATTTCTTTACGATGCTCGAGTTTGGCCAATGCATCTTTGGCGGACATTGCTACGCCAAGTTCGGCGTATTCTGCCCCGGCAATGGACACGGTCTGCCCGTGGATGGCAGCAAGCATGGCATCGATGACAGGCTCAGGATTGCGCGCCCTGTGACTGCGCGCAAAGGCTGCCAGACGTGCTCTACCGACGCGTCGAATCTTGGTGGGGCCACCGTATTTGGCAAGTAGGTGGAGGATCCACTTGCGATGAATCACCTGTCCGCGCAGAACATGTTCGAATGCAGGATAGGTTCCCACGAGCGCGGATCGCATCTGGTTAATCAGGCGTGTGTAGGCCCGGGCGAGATCTTCGTCAATACCGTTGAGCACTTTCAGCTGGATAAAGACTTCCTCAACGCGGTCGACGCTGCGCAAGGCATCCGGAAGTTTAAGACCGGCATGGGCGATGACGTAGGCGTCGCGCACATCGGTCTTGGAGTTGCCGACGTGGATGCGAGAGAGCTGCCGCATCGCAAGCCCCGGTAGATAGCGAACGTCGGCCCCCATGTCTTGGGCGACTGCGACGGTTAACCGGCCGATGTTGTTGGGTTGATCGACAATGACAAGAACCGAAGCGTCATCGGCGAGAAATTTGCCGAAGAGCTTGCGTAGTGAGCCTTCATGCTGGTTGATGCGTTCGGACAGGACTTGTCTGCCTTGGAAATCGAGGACGCAGGCGTGGTGGAAGTATTTGCCGACGTCCACGCCAATGACGAAGTCATAGGCCATGGGTGTGTGCCTCCTAGCGATGAATGAGAAGTTGGATTATTTATGCTTCATCGCTGGGGTTGGTCGGACATACTTGCACTGGCATCCACATTACTGTGAGACCTCATACCACCTGGGCTGGGTCAAGTTCCTATTAGCAGTTTGAGTATGTCACTGTCTTCGGCGACATCACCCCCCGGATCATTTTCAGACAGGGACAGGAATAAGCCATACCGAAGCCAGCGACTAGTTCCACTGTTCTTGCGAACGGAGGGAACGGAAGTAAACATAACCCGCCCAATCGGGTGGACGGCCTATGAATCTTCGGTGCCCTGGGGTGGAACTGCTAACAACGTAATGGGTAACGGTTGATAGTTATTCAAAGCATAGCGGCAAGATGTTAGTTTTCTGGGATCCAATTGTGAGCGCAGGCACAAATGGTCAATTGATGTAAGCGAAGGCACTATGAGGAGGGTGTGATGGCTGACTATTTCGAATTGCGTTACCTCGAAGATGAGGTTGAAATTCATGTTGATGAATGGGGCGTTCCACACATTTTCGGCTCAACGAAAAACGATGTCTTTCTAGCGCAAGGCTTCAACGCTGCGCGAGATCGTCTGTTCCAGTTAGATTTTTCCCGAAGAAGAGGGCTCGGACGGCTCGCCGAGGTATTCGGTAGTGATTTCGTGGAATGGGACAGGGCTGCACGTCTTTTTATCTACCGTGGAGATTTTCGTGCTGAGTGGC includes the following:
- a CDS encoding IS110 family transposase, yielding MAYDFVIGVDVGKYFHHACVLDFQGRQVLSERINQHEGSLRKLFGKFLADDASVLVIVDQPNNIGRLTVAVAQDMGADVRYLPGLAMRQLSRIHVGNSKTDVRDAYVIAHAGLKLPDALRSVDRVEEVFIQLKVLNGIDEDLARAYTRLINQMRSALVGTYPAFEHVLRGQVIHRKWILHLLAKYGGPTKIRRVGRARLAAFARSHRARNPEPVIDAMLAAIHGQTVSIAGAEYAELGVAMSAKDALAKLEHRKEIEAQVLKLIQDIPHTEILLSMPGIGPRSAAQILMTVGDMSDFPDAAHLASYAGLSPRTNQSGTSIMSNSPNRAGNKKLKNALWQSSFASIRFHERSRQFYERKRKEGKRHNAAVVALARRRLNVLFAMMRSGELYRDISTVQEVTAA